Proteins encoded by one window of Aphis gossypii isolate Hap1 chromosome X, ASM2018417v2, whole genome shotgun sequence:
- the LOC114126401 gene encoding uncharacterized protein LOC114126401, producing MMKRSRNINFSRQEEELLVELVTTHKNIIENKKTGSLMWKEKEACWAKLSSEFNSRSLLVPRTVGQLQWKYKNIKKVVQQKSVLIKLEHLKTDGGKNDSLALNEVEEKVKDIMQLSVEGMSSHFDCDIEADDMPSVCDVTNEVYDNFAMIEDDDDSYFVTGRKTTNLLQHKDKLMAMQIKCLEQEVEINEIKKRNVILEEEKLKLEIELLKKKVQM from the exons atgatGAAGAGGTCGAGGAACATCAACTTTAGTAGACAGGAAGAAGAATTGCTTGTGGAGTTAGTAACCAcccacaaaaatataattgaaaataaaaaaactggcTCTCTGATGTGGAAGGAAAAAGAAGCTTGTTGGGCAAAACTATCTTCGGAATTTAATAGCCGATCGTTATTAGTTCCACGCACTGTAGGACAACTTCAGTggaagtacaaaaatattaaaaaagttgtgCAGCAAAAAAGTGTTTTGATTAA ACTAGAACATTTGAAGACAGACGGTGGAAAAAATGATTCTCTGGCTCTTAATGAAGTCGAAGAAAAGGTGAAGGACATAATGCAACTCTCTGTTGAAGGCATGTCTTCACATTTTGACTGTGACATTGAAGCTGATGACATGCCTTCAGTTTGTGATGTTACCAATGAAGTATATG ACAATTTTGCAATGATTGAAGATGATGATGattcatattttgtaactG gaagaaaaacaacaaatttattGCAGCACAAAGACAAGCTTATGGCAATGCAGATAAAATGCTTAGAGCAGGAGGTTGAAATTAACGAAATAAAGAAAAGGAACGTTATTTTGGAagaggaaaaattaaaattggagATAGAActtctcaaaaaaaaagtgcaaatgtaa
- the LOC114126450 gene encoding uncharacterized protein LOC114126450 — MAMASGGKQDRWESALLVTKYYKTVSVSAAGYQSITTVHEHQNIMRIFTMECLKMCVVVGLVLTAAPGRPADAAPSPVGAYVYHQYKRSPVESNVDLTSALATNFGGFNPSAALPDFGYASGFPTTAAGFGFDDVASGLLHLSHPYAATTFGSGFDSIGYPFSESTLNQLQFKTTLGSGSPSSLPVKYDPKVGNAGLYQSSSYRLPATESVKPTAQRAVPVQQTRPNEQRVPVQSLNSAPNSFVSPQQSYPAATAFETQKQLYTPAISVPFQQSYPSTASGPLPQSYSASTFVPQQQSYPASISVPLQQSYAATVSAPRQQSYVTAISAPLQQSYPASVSVQQQQSYPAAEPAQQQQSYPTSVSVPLQQSYSSASSVPLQQSFSAIASAPQQQSYPVVDSAPQRQSYPASASVLQQQSYPAAEPAQQQQSYPTSVSVPLQQSYSSASSVPLQQSFSAIASAPQQQSYPVVDSAPQRQTYPASASIFQQQSYTNTISAPLQQPYVATVSKPSQQSYPATSGDFRISTYQQPAASSSAGPPNTSNAGSVPDLVLELRPPPYTAPESSVDYRQNANIPSSPASSYPPADSNKNNNNYLVNNFGLPSVPTAGISNQNQVFKQVSNAVPLPGNTNDFLTAGSNAKPDQTHTNVYYTAPAPVSGGSNSAPSNVPNYYSVPSISYSLTSNSNGEFAGSTSAPPAAPISSIGTDRGVPPANPTGGPNPSNLDTNSIPSVTYTNSNSISANSYTDSNSIQSSSYTTPGTPIAANPYNDYKLSTDNFYGDSNSISLNSKRESSAVNSSYKPPLLIQYSSNAGNYKTI; from the exons ATGGCGATGGCATCGGGTGGGAAGCAGGATCGATGGGAATCTGCTTTACtggttacaaaatattataaaacggtGAGCGTTTCGGCAGCCGGCTATCAGTCTATAACTACAGTCCAcgaacatcaaaatattatgcgcATTTTCACCATGGAGTGTTtaaag ATGTGCGTCGTCGTGGGATTGGTGCTGACCGCTGCACCAGGTCGGCCCGCGGATGCAGCACCGTCGCCGGTCGGTGCTTACGTCTACCACCAGTACAAACGGAGTCCTGTCGAGTCAAACGTGGACTTGACTTCTGCGCTGGCGACGAACTTTGGTGGTTTTAATCCGTCTGCAGCGTTGCCAGATTTCGGTTATGCTTCCGGTTTCCCGACCACCGCAGCAGGCTTCGGGTTCGACGATGTAGCCAGTGGTTTACTGCACTTGTCCCATCCATACGCCGCTACTACATTTGGTTCCGGGTTCGATTCGATCGGTTATCCATTTTCTGAGTCTACGCTTAATCAACTTCAGTTCAAAACCACACTTGGTTCCGGTTCACCATCATCGCTTCCGGTAAAGTACGATCCAAAGGTCGGTAATGCCGGTCTTTATCAATCCAGCTCCTACAGACTTCCTGCCACCGAGTCCGTGAAACCGACTGCTCAACGAGCAGTTCCAGTGCAACAAACTAGACCCAATGAGCAGCGAGTTCCAGTTCAGTCGCTTAATTCCGCCCCTAACTCATTTGTTTCACCGCAACAATCATATCCTGCAGCCACCGCATTTGAAACACAAAAACAGTTGTACACGCCTGCAATATCTGTGCCATTTCAACAATCATACCCGTCTACCGCATCTGGTCCTTTGCCACAGTCATATTCAGCTTCCACATTTGTACCACAACAACAGTCATACCCGGCTTCAATATCTGTGCCACTTCAACAGTCATACGCAGCCACCGTATCTGCTCCACGGCAACAGTCATATGTGACTGCAATATCTGCACCACTACAACAGTCATATCCAGCTTCTGTATCTGTACAACAGCAACAGTCGTATCCAGCCGCCGAACCTGCACAACAGCAACAGTCGTATCCAACTTCTGTATCTGTACCTCTACAACAATCGTATTCTTCTGCTAGTTCTGTCCCACTTCAACAGTCATTTTCAGCCATCGCATCTGCTCCACAGCAACAATCATATCCGGTCGTCGATTCTGCACCACAACGACAGTCATATCCGGCTTCTGCATCTGTATTACAGCAACAATCGTATCCAGCCGCCGAACCTGCACAACAGCAACAGTCGTATCCAACTTCTGTATCTGTACCTCTACAACAATCGTATTCTTCTGCTAGTTCTGTCCCACTTCAACAGTCATTTTCAGCCATCGCATCTGCTCCACAGCAACAATCATATCCGGTCGTTGATTCTGCACCACAGCGACAGACATATCCGGCTTCTGCATCTATATTTCAACAACAGTCGTATACGAATACAATATCTGCGCCATTGCAACAGCCGTATGTGGCTACCGTATCTAAGCCATCGCAACAGTCATATCCAGCCACTAGCGGAGATTTCCGAATTTCCACATACCAACAACCCGCAGCTAGTAGTTCAGCGGGTCCACCCAATACTTCTAACGCTGGATCCGTACCAGATTTAGTTTTGGAATTGAGACCACCACCGTACACCGCGCCCGAGTCGTCGGTCGATTACCGACAAAATGCAAACATTCCATCATCTCCGGCATCCTCCTATCCACCCGCCGacagcaataaaaataataacaactatcTTGTTAACAATTTCGGCTTGCCGTCGGTTCCCACTGCCGGTATTTCCAACCAAAATCAGGTCTTCAAACAGGTCTCGAACGCCGTACCACTCCCCGGGAATACCAATGATTTCCTTACGGCCGGTTCTAACGCTAAACCCGATCAGACCCACACGAATGTCTATTACACAGCCCCTGCTCCAGTTTCCGGTGGTTCGAATAGTGCACCGAGCAACGTTCCCAATTACTATTCCGTTCCTAGCATATCTTATTCTTTAACCAGTAACTCGAACGGTGAGTTTGCCGGTTCGACTAGTGCACCACCAGCTGCCCCGATATCTTCTATTGGAACCGACCGCGGAGTGCCTCCAGCTAACCCTACTGGTGGTCCAAATCCATCGAATCTAGACACCAACTCAATTCCGAGTGTGACTTACACCAACTCGAATTCAATTTCCGCAAACTCGTATACCGATTCCAATTCAATTCAGAGTAGTTCTTACACCACACCCGGTACTCCGATTGCCGCCAATCCTTATAATGACTACAAACTTAGTACCGACAACTTTTACGGTGACTCGAATTCGATTTCACTTAACAGCAAACGTGAATCGTCCGCTGTCAACTCGTCCTATAAACCTCCGTTACTTATACAATACTCAAGTAACGCgggaaattataaaactatatag